One part of the Bradyrhizobium sp. CB1650 genome encodes these proteins:
- a CDS encoding IS30 family transposase — protein MKVVSRRSARSGRAPLPSPGRPSAAGRDEQNRFWKAIATGQSSEDAAFEAGLSQPVGSRLFRKAGGMPPAMFRSSAKPLSGRYLSLAEREEIALLKVQGHSIREIGRRLGRAASTVSRELRRNAATRGGGLDYRATTAQWHADRSARRPKPTKLAPNAALRTYVEERLAGSVVAPSGACIAGPTVRWNGRRHGRRKDRRWAKAWSPEQIARRLPIDFPDDKTMRISHEAIYQALFVQGRGVLRRELTACLRTGRVLRVPRGRVRRRGKGFVSPEIMISERPAEAADRAVPGHWEGDLILGLGSSAIGTLVERTTRFTMLLHLPRLAGHGEAPRAKNAPALAGHGAEAVRDAITRTIITLPEELRRTLTWDQGAEMAQHDRLKIDVGIQVYFCDPQSPWQRGTNENTNGLLRQYFPKGTDLSIHSADEISAVAAALNARPRKTLGWKTPAEALDELLS, from the coding sequence ATGAAAGTTGTAAGTCGACGTTCGGCGCGGTCAGGACGAGCGCCATTGCCATCGCCCGGCCGGCCGTCTGCGGCCGGACGCGATGAACAGAATAGATTTTGGAAGGCGATTGCCACAGGGCAGAGCAGCGAAGATGCTGCGTTTGAGGCCGGATTATCGCAACCTGTCGGAAGCAGATTGTTCCGAAAGGCAGGCGGCATGCCACCAGCGATGTTCAGATCTTCGGCCAAGCCTCTCTCCGGGCGCTACCTTTCATTGGCTGAGCGCGAGGAAATCGCCCTTTTAAAGGTGCAGGGCCATTCCATACGGGAGATTGGGCGCCGCTTGGGGCGGGCCGCTTCGACGGTTTCCCGTGAATTGCGGCGGAACGCGGCCACCCGCGGCGGCGGGTTAGATTATCGAGCAACAACTGCCCAATGGCATGCAGACCGATCTGCCCGCCGGCCCAAGCCGACCAAGCTTGCGCCGAACGCAGCCTTGCGCACATATGTGGAGGAGAGACTTGCCGGCAGTGTTGTGGCCCCGAGCGGAGCTTGTATTGCTGGCCCCACCGTTCGGTGGAACGGCCGCCGGCATGGCCGGCGAAAGGATCGACGATGGGCCAAAGCATGGAGCCCTGAGCAGATTGCCCGACGCTTGCCGATCGACTTCCCGGACGACAAGACGATGCGCATCAGCCACGAAGCCATCTATCAGGCTCTCTTCGTTCAGGGCCGCGGTGTACTACGCAGAGAACTGACGGCCTGCTTGCGAACCGGACGCGTGTTGCGCGTGCCCAGGGGGCGCGTACGCAGGCGGGGCAAGGGCTTTGTCTCGCCGGAGATCATGATCAGTGAGCGCCCCGCTGAAGCGGCCGATCGAGCCGTGCCGGGACATTGGGAGGGAGACCTCATCCTCGGTCTTGGCAGCTCGGCGATCGGCACGTTGGTCGAACGCACCACGCGCTTCACAATGCTATTGCACCTTCCCCGGTTAGCGGGGCATGGCGAAGCTCCGCGCGCGAAGAACGCGCCCGCCCTCGCGGGACATGGGGCCGAAGCCGTGCGCGACGCGATCACGCGCACCATCATCACTTTGCCCGAAGAACTACGTCGCACGCTGACTTGGGATCAAGGAGCCGAAATGGCTCAGCACGACCGCCTAAAGATCGATGTGGGCATCCAAGTCTACTTCTGCGACCCGCAAAGCCCTTGGCAGCGCGGCACTAACGAGAACACCAATGGGTTGCTGCGGCAGTACTTTCCGAAAGGTACAGACCTGAGCATCCACAGCGCCGACGAGATATCCGCTGTAGCAGCGGCCCTCAACGCCCGACCGAGAAAGACACTGGGCTGGAAAACGCCGGCAGAAGCGCTTGACGAATTACTGTCATGA
- a CDS encoding DUF3551 domain-containing protein: MRPAMRRLLPSLLLGGAVLSVVVPAAAQTYDPRFPVCLQRWVWGGGTYFECKFTSWDQCRAAASGLPAMCLDNPYWPQGSPRGRAR; encoded by the coding sequence ATGAGGCCGGCGATGCGCAGACTACTACCTTCGCTATTGCTGGGCGGTGCGGTGTTGTCGGTGGTCGTGCCCGCCGCGGCGCAAACCTACGATCCCAGATTTCCGGTTTGCCTGCAAAGGTGGGTCTGGGGTGGCGGCACATATTTCGAGTGCAAGTTTACATCATGGGATCAGTGCCGAGCAGCGGCGTCGGGACTTCCGGCCATGTGCTTGGATAATCCATATTGGCCGCAAGGGTCGCCGCGGGGTCGCGCCAGATAA
- a CDS encoding DUF3551 domain-containing protein translates to MRILTFAILAIGTVSIGPAAAQTYDPAYPVCLHVYHPDANYYECRYISLPQCNAMASGRGAQCVINPYFASTRVPAERHYRRVY, encoded by the coding sequence ATGCGCATTCTGACCTTTGCGATTTTGGCAATCGGGACGGTCTCAATCGGGCCGGCGGCGGCCCAGACCTACGATCCGGCTTATCCGGTTTGCCTGCACGTGTATCACCCGGACGCGAACTATTACGAATGCCGCTACATATCGCTGCCCCAGTGCAACGCGATGGCATCGGGCCGCGGGGCTCAGTGCGTCATCAATCCGTATTTTGCGAGCACGCGAGTGCCTGCGGAACGGCACTATCGCCGTGTCTACTAA
- the istA gene encoding IS21 family transposase, protein MQVVLPPRGITRVPGRHITDHQMRLYMKYRQTDSRPVAAAKASFSASTAYRIERDPRFPSQRKAPRGRRRPDPLSDVFETEIVPILKAAPGLRPVAVFEEMLRRHPDLGSSIRRTLERRIRGWRAIHGEEQEVIFRQTHEPGQLGLSDFTDMDELGVTIAGAPLDHRLYHFRLAYCGFEHAHVVLGGESFVALAEGLQNALWSLGGAPREHRTDSLSAAFCNLDRDARDDLTQRYEALCAHYGMRPSRNNRGVAHENGSIEGPHGHLKRAIADALLLRGTVDFDDLATYRGFIDEIVSRRNARNAKRIDSERVVLQELPDRRTSDYEEVIVRVTSSGGFTLRKVFYTVPSRLIGHRLRVRLYDDRLDVFVGGTHLVTLPRGRPHPNGKYDQVVDYRHVIHSLRRKPMALLNLVYRDRLFPRDAYRKTFDRLRERLPDKKACRIMVDLLALAHERGCETELADQLTADLEAGRLPDLNRLRAHFAPDPANLPNVVVQLVPLATYECLIGTAETGGAA, encoded by the coding sequence ATGCAAGTGGTTCTTCCGCCAAGAGGAATCACTCGCGTGCCCGGCCGACACATCACAGATCACCAGATGAGGCTCTACATGAAGTACCGTCAGACCGATAGCCGGCCAGTTGCGGCGGCCAAGGCATCATTCAGTGCGTCGACCGCCTATCGGATCGAGAGAGACCCCCGATTTCCATCGCAAAGGAAGGCGCCCCGCGGCCGGCGACGGCCGGACCCGTTGAGCGACGTGTTCGAGACCGAGATCGTCCCGATCTTGAAGGCGGCACCTGGCTTACGCCCGGTGGCGGTGTTCGAGGAGATGCTACGGCGTCATCCGGATCTCGGCAGCAGTATCCGTCGTACCCTGGAACGTCGGATCCGTGGATGGCGGGCGATCCACGGCGAGGAGCAGGAGGTGATCTTCCGCCAAACTCACGAGCCTGGCCAACTCGGCCTCTCCGACTTCACAGACATGGACGAGTTGGGTGTTACGATTGCGGGTGCACCGTTGGATCATCGTCTCTATCACTTCCGTTTGGCCTATTGCGGGTTCGAGCACGCCCACGTCGTGCTTGGCGGCGAGAGCTTCGTTGCCTTGGCCGAAGGCCTGCAGAATGCCCTCTGGTCGCTCGGTGGGGCTCCGCGGGAGCATCGGACCGACAGTCTGTCGGCCGCATTCTGCAATCTCGATCGTGATGCACGGGACGATCTGACGCAGCGATACGAGGCCCTTTGTGCCCATTACGGCATGCGGCCTTCCCGCAACAATCGAGGCGTTGCTCACGAGAATGGTTCGATCGAAGGGCCCCACGGTCATCTCAAGCGAGCAATCGCGGATGCCTTGCTGCTGCGCGGAACTGTCGACTTCGACGATCTTGCCACCTATCGCGGCTTCATCGACGAGATCGTCAGCCGCCGCAATGCCCGCAACGCCAAGCGGATCGATAGCGAGCGCGTGGTGTTGCAGGAGCTGCCCGATCGGCGCACCTCCGACTACGAAGAGGTGATCGTCCGCGTGACATCGTCCGGCGGCTTCACCCTGCGCAAGGTGTTCTACACGGTGCCATCGCGCCTGATCGGTCACCGGCTGCGGGTGCGCCTTTACGATGATCGTCTCGACGTGTTCGTCGGCGGCACCCATCTCGTCACCCTGCCGCGTGGGCGGCCGCATCCTAATGGCAAGTACGACCAGGTCGTCGATTATCGGCACGTGATCCATTCCCTGCGGCGCAAGCCGATGGCACTTCTCAATCTGGTCTACCGAGATCGGCTGTTCCCGCGCGATGCCTATCGGAAGACCTTCGATCGCTTGCGCGAACGCTTGCCGGACAAAAAAGCCTGCCGGATCATGGTCGATCTCCTCGCGCTCGCTCATGAACGCGGCTGCGAGACCGAACTCGCCGATCAGCTCACCGCCGACCTCGAGGCCGGCCGACTGCCCGACCTCAACCGGCTACGTGCTCACTTCGCCCCCGATCCCGCCAACCTGCCGAACGTCGTGGTGCAGCTCGTGCCGCTTGCGACCTACGAATGCCTCATCGGTACCGCCGAGACCGGAGGTGCCGCATGA
- the istB gene encoding IS21-like element helper ATPase IstB, with the protein MSITNTVDAARLNLLLNELRLPAIKVLWAQFAEQSDKEGWPAGRFLATIAEHEIAERGRRRIERHLVEARLPAGKTFDSFDFEAVPMISKAQVMALAAGDSWLGKGANLLLFGPPGGGKSHLAAAIGLALIENGWRVLFTRTTDLVQKLQLARRELNLEAAINRLDRFDLLILDDLAYVTKDQAETSVLFELISARYERRAMLITANQPFGEWNRVFPDPAMTLAAIDRLVHHATIVEMNVESYRRRTALERKRGPGRPPSHATPKTVAD; encoded by the coding sequence ATGAGCATAACGAACACGGTTGATGCCGCGCGCCTCAATCTGTTGCTCAATGAGCTCCGGCTGCCTGCCATCAAGGTGCTGTGGGCGCAATTTGCCGAACAGTCCGACAAGGAAGGCTGGCCGGCCGGCCGCTTCCTCGCGACCATCGCCGAGCACGAGATCGCCGAACGCGGCCGCCGTCGGATCGAACGACACCTTGTCGAAGCACGTTTGCCCGCCGGAAAGACCTTCGACAGCTTCGACTTCGAAGCCGTGCCGATGATCTCGAAGGCGCAGGTGATGGCGCTCGCCGCCGGTGACAGCTGGCTGGGCAAGGGCGCCAATTTGCTGTTGTTCGGCCCGCCCGGCGGCGGAAAGAGCCACTTGGCGGCAGCGATCGGCCTGGCCCTCATCGAGAACGGATGGCGCGTCCTCTTCACCCGCACCACCGATCTCGTGCAGAAGCTCCAGCTGGCGCGACGCGAGCTCAACCTCGAGGCGGCCATCAATCGTCTCGATCGCTTCGATCTCCTGATCCTTGATGATCTCGCTTACGTCACCAAGGATCAGGCCGAGACCAGCGTGCTGTTCGAGCTCATCAGTGCACGCTACGAGCGCCGCGCGATGCTGATCACCGCCAATCAGCCATTCGGCGAATGGAACAGGGTCTTCCCGGATCCCGCCATGACCCTCGCCGCTATCGATCGCCTCGTTCACCACGCCACCATCGTCGAGATGAACGTCGAGAGCTATCGCAGACGAACCGCCCTCGAACGAAAACGCGGTCCAGGACGGCCGCCATCGCACGCGACACCTAAAACCGTCGCTGATTGA